One genomic region from Streptomyces sp. NBC_00457 encodes:
- a CDS encoding helix-turn-helix domain-containing protein: protein MSPAAAPPVGARIRQVRLDRGMSLRSLAREIGVSASLVSQIETGKSQPSVSTLYAITTALGITVESLFEARESMPRIAAGAAPGTVLHALAAFAADPGRRIGPLVTPGERETLELDSGVVWERLGHVPGTDVDFLLVTYRPGGSSSGSGGLMRHTGTEYGFLTSGELVLTLGFDEYPLHPGDAVCFESTTPHRYRNDGEEPAVGVWCVFSST, encoded by the coding sequence GTGTCACCAGCAGCCGCTCCGCCCGTCGGCGCCCGTATCCGTCAGGTGCGTCTGGACCGCGGGATGAGCCTGCGGTCGCTGGCCCGGGAGATCGGGGTCTCGGCGAGCCTGGTGTCGCAGATCGAGACGGGCAAGAGCCAGCCGTCCGTCAGCACGCTGTACGCGATCACGACAGCGCTCGGCATCACCGTCGAGTCCCTCTTCGAAGCGCGGGAGTCCATGCCGCGGATCGCGGCCGGCGCCGCCCCCGGCACCGTCCTGCACGCCCTCGCCGCCTTTGCCGCCGACCCCGGCCGGCGCATCGGCCCGCTGGTCACACCCGGCGAGCGGGAGACGCTGGAGCTGGACTCGGGGGTCGTCTGGGAGCGTCTCGGCCATGTGCCCGGCACGGACGTGGACTTCCTGCTGGTGACCTACCGGCCCGGCGGCTCCTCCTCCGGCTCCGGCGGTCTGATGCGGCACACGGGCACCGAGTACGGCTTTCTCACCTCGGGTGAGCTCGTCCTCACCCTCGGTTTCGACGAGTACCCGCTGCACCCCGGCGACGCCGTCTGCTTCGAGTCGACGACACCGCACCGCTACCGCAACGATGGAGAGGAACCAGCCGTCGGCGTATGGTGTGTGTTCAGTAGTACTTGA
- a CDS encoding DUF4333 domain-containing protein — protein MQRKFIIGVVGGASAVLGVAGVGVYVLSGTESTTALDTSTTVQVDGQKALSSNIVAGRVQSKYHPVPLIGVKVHDVRCPTGLKAVAGATVTCSGKKSDGSSVEIPVSVVKATGDSVTWKFER, from the coding sequence ATGCAGCGCAAGTTCATCATCGGTGTCGTCGGCGGCGCGTCCGCCGTGCTCGGTGTCGCCGGTGTCGGTGTGTACGTGCTCTCCGGCACGGAATCGACCACCGCGCTTGACACGTCCACCACCGTGCAGGTGGACGGGCAGAAGGCCCTGTCCTCGAACATCGTCGCGGGTCGGGTGCAGAGCAAGTACCACCCGGTTCCCCTCATCGGCGTGAAGGTCCACGACGTGCGGTGTCCGACCGGGCTGAAGGCGGTGGCGGGCGCGACGGTCACCTGTTCCGGCAAGAAGTCGGACGGGTCGTCCGTCGAGATACCGGTCTCCGTGGTCAAGGCCACGGGGGACTCCGTCACCTGGAAATTCGAGCGCTGA